One genomic window of Methanosarcina acetivorans C2A includes the following:
- a CDS encoding clostripain-related cysteine peptidase → MGGEFQKAKVASIIFMIILFLLLSGGCLKEETDFENPGGGTEIKSNYSTVYKSDVPKRQLSTVVAVYMVGSDLESSNGYASKDIFEIIDGASMLNGNETEILIAYGGAAAEGWEGMTIAELEDLRKDSEDGVIGNEEIHRRAYPHANMGDDAGLETFLSYIRENYESESTLLIFWDHGDAYRGLCFDENNGYDRLELPELSDALEASGMYFDLIGFDACLMSTLELARTVEPYADYMLASESIEPTHGWDYVAFIGYVSESPEASAEETGRDIIDSYLENPSHVPPRTLSLLDLSKTEEVLRNVDWLAEDMWTSFSNSKGYCGLGASVTKARKFGVEPKKGSEISMDLKSFALIIGEEMPELAGRSDALIKSLEDFVIYSRQDGTMPEAYGVAVYSPQTQGSYSTYYGRVSISEAWSEFLDGYAMKTCADFTEPGISKSGDAFSVEDDSGLASVDQVYFIASPEGPIPIGRMPLTCSGGTNYSLPPWKGEWIFVENSKTGKSSLIYAACEGESENGGRIFNVELGLQRGGEFRSCLTQLYLDTLNGTVRAYMNPYEVLDDGNILFSKEVLEPEPGDIITAYAPIYGETGIKYWTTLGRLRVDENTAFVYDFLPEGTYYTALYAEDYRLNFNMSEPAEIILE, encoded by the coding sequence TTGGGAGGGGAATTCCAGAAAGCAAAAGTTGCTTCAATTATTTTTATGATAATTCTTTTTTTGCTACTTAGCGGAGGCTGTCTGAAAGAAGAAACAGATTTTGAAAATCCCGGTGGCGGGACTGAAATCAAAAGTAACTATTCTACAGTATACAAAAGCGATGTTCCGAAACGCCAGTTATCTACTGTGGTTGCGGTTTATATGGTCGGAAGCGACCTTGAGTCTTCAAACGGGTATGCCAGCAAGGATATCTTTGAAATTATTGATGGAGCCTCCATGCTGAACGGAAATGAGACTGAAATTCTCATAGCTTACGGAGGAGCTGCTGCGGAGGGATGGGAAGGTATGACGATCGCAGAGCTTGAAGACCTCAGAAAGGACAGCGAAGATGGGGTCATAGGCAATGAGGAAATCCACAGGAGGGCATATCCCCATGCAAACATGGGAGATGACGCAGGGCTTGAAACCTTTCTTTCGTATATCCGGGAAAACTACGAGAGTGAAAGTACCCTGCTTATTTTCTGGGACCATGGAGATGCTTACAGGGGACTTTGCTTTGACGAAAATAATGGGTATGACAGGCTGGAGCTGCCTGAACTGAGCGACGCCCTTGAAGCCTCAGGAATGTATTTCGACCTTATCGGTTTTGATGCCTGCCTCATGTCCACCCTTGAGCTTGCAAGAACAGTTGAACCTTATGCCGATTACATGCTTGCCTCCGAGTCAATCGAACCCACCCACGGCTGGGACTATGTTGCTTTCATCGGGTACGTCTCAGAGTCTCCCGAAGCCTCTGCAGAAGAAACAGGCAGGGATATTATTGACAGCTACCTGGAGAACCCCTCACATGTGCCCCCAAGAACCCTTTCTCTCCTTGATCTTTCCAAAACCGAAGAGGTATTGCGGAACGTAGATTGGCTTGCAGAGGATATGTGGACAAGCTTTTCGAACTCAAAAGGGTATTGCGGGCTTGGGGCATCTGTTACGAAAGCCCGGAAGTTTGGAGTCGAACCGAAGAAAGGCTCTGAAATCTCAATGGACCTGAAGAGTTTTGCCCTGATAATCGGGGAGGAAATGCCGGAACTTGCAGGTAGATCTGATGCCCTCATAAAATCGCTTGAAGATTTTGTTATCTACTCAAGGCAGGACGGCACAATGCCTGAAGCATACGGGGTTGCCGTATATTCGCCCCAGACTCAGGGTAGCTACTCCACGTATTACGGCAGGGTTTCCATTTCAGAAGCATGGTCGGAATTCCTTGACGGTTATGCCATGAAAACCTGCGCGGACTTTACCGAACCCGGCATTTCAAAATCCGGAGATGCCTTTTCAGTAGAAGACGATTCAGGGCTGGCTTCGGTAGACCAGGTCTACTTTATAGCTTCTCCGGAAGGCCCGATTCCCATAGGAAGAATGCCCCTTACCTGTTCGGGAGGCACGAACTACAGCCTTCCTCCCTGGAAAGGGGAATGGATTTTTGTAGAGAACTCCAAAACGGGGAAAAGCTCTCTTATTTATGCAGCCTGCGAAGGAGAAAGCGAGAATGGAGGCAGAATATTTAATGTCGAACTGGGGCTTCAAAGAGGTGGGGAGTTCAGATCCTGTCTTACTCAGCTTTACCTTGACACTCTCAACGGGACTGTCAGGGCTTACATGAATCCCTACGAAGTCCTTGACGACGGAAACATCCTGTTCTCAAAAGAAGTTCTTGAACCTGAACCCGGAGATATTATCACTGCATACGCCCCTATCTACGGAGAAACCGGCATTAAGTACTGGACAACACTTGGCAGACTTAGAGTGGACGAAAATACGGCTTTTGTCTATGACTTTCTGCCTGAAGGGACCTATTATACCGCACTCTATGCAGAAGATTACCGCCTTAACTTCAATATGAGCGAACCTGCGGAGATCATCCTGGAATAA
- the fen gene encoding flap endonuclease-1, whose product MGTDIGDLLQKRKIELSDLSNRVVAVDAFNTLHQFLSIIRQRDGSPLVNSRGKVTSHLSGLLYRTASLVEAGIKPVFIFDGKPPDLKSETLSRRKEVRETSLEKWENAKAEGDLEAAYKYAQASSRVDQEIVEDSKYLLGIMGIPWIQAPCEGEAQAAHMVLKKDADYVASQDYDSFLFGAPKVVRNMAVTGKRKLPGKNVYVDVELEVIELEETLRALEINRDQLIDIAICVGTDYNKGLEKVGPKTALKLIKKHGDIHAVLREKDMEIEGLDRIRKLFTHPEVTEDYEIKWTKPDSEKLIKFLCEENDFSTDRVEKAAERLKAASGARQKTLDQWF is encoded by the coding sequence ATGGGCACGGATATAGGAGATCTGCTTCAAAAAAGGAAAATAGAGCTTTCTGACCTCTCAAACAGGGTGGTTGCAGTTGACGCATTTAACACCCTTCACCAGTTTTTGAGCATTATCCGCCAGAGGGACGGAAGTCCTCTGGTTAATTCAAGAGGGAAAGTGACCTCTCACCTTTCCGGGCTGCTCTACAGGACAGCAAGCCTGGTTGAAGCTGGTATCAAACCTGTTTTCATTTTTGATGGCAAGCCCCCTGACCTGAAATCCGAAACCCTGAGCCGGAGGAAAGAAGTAAGGGAGACTTCCCTGGAAAAATGGGAAAATGCAAAAGCAGAAGGGGACCTTGAAGCTGCTTATAAGTATGCTCAGGCTTCTTCCAGGGTCGACCAGGAAATAGTTGAAGATTCAAAATACCTCCTCGGAATAATGGGCATTCCCTGGATACAGGCGCCCTGTGAAGGAGAAGCACAGGCTGCCCACATGGTTCTTAAGAAAGACGCAGACTATGTTGCTTCACAGGACTATGATTCCTTTCTTTTTGGAGCCCCGAAAGTTGTCCGGAATATGGCTGTCACCGGAAAGCGCAAGCTCCCTGGAAAGAATGTCTATGTGGATGTCGAACTTGAAGTGATCGAACTTGAGGAAACCCTCAGGGCTCTGGAGATAAATAGGGATCAGTTAATCGATATTGCAATCTGCGTGGGTACGGACTATAACAAAGGACTGGAAAAAGTGGGCCCCAAAACCGCCCTCAAACTGATAAAAAAGCATGGAGATATCCATGCCGTGCTCCGGGAAAAAGATATGGAAATCGAAGGTCTGGACAGAATAAGGAAACTTTTTACCCATCCTGAAGTTACCGAAGACTACGAAATCAAATGGACAAAACCGGATTCCGAAAAACTCATCAAATTCCTCTGCGAGGAGAACGACTTCTCCACAGACAGGGTGGAAAAAGCTGCAGAACGCCTTAAAGCAGCTTCAGGAGCAAGGCAGAAAACCCTCGACCAGTGGTTTTGA
- a CDS encoding cation diffusion facilitator family transporter codes for MSLTGHEPEHSGEEHSYSHVHGVVDPEILSTDKGLYAIKWSFAGLMLTALLQILVVWVSGSVALLADTIHNFGDAATAIPLGFAFLLSRKKPNKSFTYGYGRAEDLAGLLIVFLIFLSAAVAAYESIHRLLSPQPVEYLWAVAAASIIGFLGNELVAKFRIKVGKEIGSAALIADGYHARADGFTSLAVLFGALGVWFGYPLADPVIGLLITVAILRIVWEAGKSVFSRMMDGVDPQIVDDIRQVVSQVKEVKDITEVRVRWIGHRLYAEINIAVESGLSVKEGHEIAVNVRHRMLHGLNYLSNAVVHVDPLGASGENFHRLPGHDSEVSPPDSH; via the coding sequence ATGAGCCTGACAGGACACGAACCGGAGCATTCGGGAGAAGAGCACTCATATTCCCATGTTCACGGAGTGGTGGATCCCGAAATTCTTTCCACGGATAAAGGGCTATATGCGATAAAATGGTCCTTTGCAGGCCTGATGCTAACAGCGCTCCTTCAAATTCTTGTCGTCTGGGTTTCGGGCAGTGTAGCCCTCCTTGCCGATACGATTCATAACTTCGGGGATGCGGCAACTGCAATCCCCCTGGGTTTTGCTTTCCTGCTCTCCAGAAAAAAACCCAACAAAAGTTTTACTTACGGCTACGGCAGGGCAGAAGACCTCGCAGGGCTGCTAATCGTTTTTCTTATTTTTCTAAGCGCAGCAGTTGCAGCTTATGAATCGATTCACAGGCTTCTTTCCCCCCAACCTGTAGAGTATTTATGGGCTGTGGCTGCAGCTTCAATTATTGGATTTCTGGGAAATGAACTTGTGGCAAAATTCAGGATAAAAGTAGGAAAAGAAATAGGAAGCGCTGCCCTAATTGCCGACGGATACCACGCGAGGGCAGACGGGTTTACCAGCCTTGCCGTGCTTTTCGGAGCTCTGGGCGTCTGGTTTGGGTATCCACTCGCAGACCCTGTAATCGGGCTCTTGATCACAGTTGCAATCCTTCGTATAGTCTGGGAAGCTGGCAAATCCGTTTTTTCTCGCATGATGGACGGGGTTGATCCTCAAATTGTTGATGATATCCGACAGGTAGTAAGCCAGGTAAAAGAGGTCAAGGATATTACGGAGGTAAGGGTACGCTGGATAGGGCACAGGCTTTATGCTGAAATCAATATCGCAGTGGAATCAGGGCTCTCTGTTAAGGAAGGGCATGAAATTGCGGTAAACGTGAGACACAGGATGCTCCACGGCCTGAATTACCTGTCAAACGCAGTCGTACACGTAGATCCCCTGGGAGCATCCGGAGAGAACTTTCATCGCCTTCCTGGGCACGATTCCGAGGTTTCTCCTCCTGACTCGCACTGA
- a CDS encoding beta-ribofuranosylaminobenzene 5'-phosphate synthase has translation MIKITTPSRLHITLIDMNGEIGRVDGGAGLTLSSPNVKVTAAEADEIRIEGLQEFADRMIKAAEALLPEGKGVRIDVESLIPAHVGFGSGTQAALAVAAAVNELYGLEKDVRELAFAVKRGGTSGIGVTAFEKGGFIVDGGHRFKDKGAFMPSAASRVPPGPVLFREDFPDWDIVIAVPNDKGMHDQQEIDVFQEFCPLPIEEVREVAHMVLMKMMPAVIEEDIESFGAAVNHVQTVGFNKSESLIWPDFVKSIASFMRSRSYGAGVSSFGPVVYAFVDNREEGRQLQAEVQKMLDESVGGITMMTRAKNSGAEISNV, from the coding sequence ATGATCAAAATTACCACTCCCAGCCGGCTTCACATAACCCTTATCGATATGAATGGTGAGATAGGGAGAGTTGATGGAGGGGCAGGGCTCACCCTTTCCTCCCCTAATGTAAAAGTTACTGCAGCAGAAGCCGACGAAATCCGGATAGAAGGACTGCAGGAATTTGCCGACCGCATGATAAAAGCCGCAGAAGCCCTGCTTCCTGAAGGAAAAGGGGTCAGAATTGATGTAGAATCCCTGATTCCCGCTCACGTGGGTTTTGGATCAGGTACTCAGGCTGCCCTGGCTGTGGCAGCAGCTGTGAATGAACTGTACGGACTTGAAAAAGACGTTCGAGAACTTGCATTTGCCGTAAAAAGAGGGGGAACCTCGGGTATAGGAGTAACAGCTTTTGAAAAGGGCGGATTCATAGTTGATGGGGGGCACAGGTTCAAAGACAAAGGGGCTTTCATGCCATCAGCCGCCAGCAGGGTGCCTCCGGGACCTGTACTTTTCAGAGAGGATTTTCCGGATTGGGATATTGTTATTGCAGTTCCCAATGACAAGGGCATGCACGACCAGCAGGAGATCGACGTGTTTCAGGAATTCTGCCCTCTGCCAATAGAGGAGGTCAGGGAGGTTGCACACATGGTACTCATGAAGATGATGCCTGCAGTTATCGAAGAAGATATCGAAAGTTTCGGAGCTGCGGTAAACCATGTCCAGACTGTGGGTTTCAACAAAAGTGAGAGTCTGATCTGGCCTGATTTCGTCAAGAGCATTGCCTCTTTTATGCGGAGCAGGAGTTACGGCGCCGGAGTAAGCTCATTTGGACCTGTAGTTTATGCTTTTGTGGATAACAGGGAAGAAGGCAGGCAGCTACAGGCCGAAGTCCAGAAAATGCTTGACGAATCGGTCGGTGGAATCACAATGATGACCCGGGCAAAGAACAGTGGAGCAGAGATCTCTAATGTCTGA
- the gpmI gene encoding 2,3-bisphosphoglycerate-independent phosphoglycerate mutase: protein MTQARRPLMLMILDGWGYREASEGNAILAAETPNLNSLLNEFPWCFLECSGEAVGLPEGQMGNSEVGHLNIGAGRVVYQDLTRINLSVRNGDFFENPVLLDAISNVKLNDSSLHLMGLVSYGGVHSYMTHLYALIKLARDKGLKKVYIHAFLDGRDVPPKAALADIRELDAFCKENGSARIATVQGRYYAMDRDKRWERSKLAYDALTLGVAPYTTSDAETAVSDAYARGETDEFVKPTVVTGSDGKPEAVVQDNDSIIFFNFRPDRARQLTWAFENDDFDGFPREKRPKVHYVCMAQYDETLDLPIAFPPEELENVLGEVLSKQGLVQLRIAETEKYAHVTFFLNGGQEKCYDGEDRCLIPSPKVATYDLKPEMSAYEVTDEVIRRIQSGKYDVIVLNFANMDMVGHTGIFEAAVQAVEAVDTCVGRIIEALKKAGGVALITADHGNAEQMENQHTGEPHTAHTSNPVRCIYAGKGEVKALENGKLSDLAPTLLDLLGVPKPEEMKGKSLILNE, encoded by the coding sequence ATGACTCAGGCAAGAAGACCTCTTATGCTCATGATCCTTGACGGCTGGGGCTACAGGGAAGCCTCAGAAGGAAACGCTATCCTGGCAGCTGAAACTCCAAACCTCAACAGCCTGCTGAACGAATTCCCCTGGTGCTTTTTGGAATGCTCAGGGGAAGCTGTGGGCCTGCCGGAAGGTCAGATGGGAAACTCCGAAGTCGGCCACCTGAATATAGGGGCAGGAAGAGTCGTTTACCAGGACCTTACAAGAATAAACCTCTCTGTCAGGAACGGGGACTTTTTCGAAAACCCTGTTTTGCTGGACGCAATCTCAAACGTGAAGCTCAATGATTCAAGCCTGCACCTTATGGGGCTTGTCTCTTACGGAGGCGTTCACAGTTATATGACCCACCTTTATGCCCTTATCAAACTTGCACGGGACAAAGGGCTAAAAAAGGTATATATACATGCTTTCCTGGATGGGAGGGACGTACCCCCTAAAGCTGCTCTTGCAGATATCAGGGAGCTTGATGCTTTTTGTAAAGAAAACGGGAGTGCCAGGATTGCGACAGTACAGGGGCGCTACTACGCAATGGACAGGGATAAGCGCTGGGAGAGGTCAAAGCTAGCCTATGATGCCCTGACTCTCGGAGTTGCCCCATATACAACCTCTGACGCCGAAACTGCAGTTTCTGACGCCTATGCCAGAGGAGAAACCGATGAGTTTGTAAAACCCACCGTAGTCACCGGCTCTGACGGAAAGCCCGAGGCAGTCGTACAGGACAATGATTCCATAATTTTCTTTAATTTCAGGCCTGATCGGGCAAGGCAGCTCACCTGGGCTTTTGAAAATGATGACTTTGATGGTTTCCCCAGGGAAAAGCGCCCGAAGGTCCACTATGTCTGTATGGCGCAGTATGACGAAACCCTGGATTTGCCCATTGCCTTCCCTCCTGAAGAGCTGGAAAATGTGCTAGGGGAAGTGCTCAGCAAACAGGGGCTTGTCCAGCTTCGCATTGCCGAAACTGAGAAATACGCCCATGTGACCTTTTTCCTGAACGGCGGGCAGGAAAAATGCTATGATGGGGAAGACCGCTGCCTGATCCCCTCTCCAAAGGTTGCCACCTATGACCTCAAACCCGAGATGAGTGCATATGAAGTTACGGATGAGGTAATCCGGAGAATTCAGTCCGGAAAGTATGATGTAATTGTACTCAATTTCGCAAATATGGATATGGTAGGGCACACAGGTATTTTTGAAGCCGCAGTACAGGCAGTAGAAGCAGTGGATACCTGTGTGGGGAGGATTATTGAGGCTCTGAAAAAAGCAGGGGGTGTGGCCCTTATAACTGCAGACCACGGAAACGCCGAACAGATGGAAAACCAGCACACAGGAGAGCCGCATACAGCCCATACCTCAAATCCCGTAAGGTGCATTTACGCAGGAAAAGGCGAAGTAAAAGCCCTTGAGAACGGAAAACTGTCTGACCTCGCTCCTACCCTTCTGGATCTTCTCGGAGTCCCTAAACCCGAAGAGATGAAAGGCAAATCATTGATTTTAAATGAGTGA
- a CDS encoding acetate uptake transporter: protein MSEDIKDVMNIRDVKIKDLSANPAPLGLMGFGMTTVLLNIHNAGFYPLGAVILSMGIFYGGLGQVIAGIEEWKKGNTFGATAFTSYGLFWLTLVVIVLLPKFGDNFAGLALTPTDFAAYLFLWGLFTLYMFIGTLKATRALQVVFLSLTILFFLLAAGNYMGNPAIIKIAGYEGIFVGFSAIYAAMGQVLNEAYGKKIVPL from the coding sequence GTGAGTGAAGACATTAAAGATGTTATGAACATTCGTGATGTAAAAATAAAGGATTTAAGCGCAAACCCTGCTCCACTGGGTTTGATGGGGTTCGGAATGACGACTGTACTGTTGAATATACACAATGCAGGATTCTATCCATTGGGAGCAGTGATTCTTTCTATGGGTATTTTCTATGGTGGACTAGGCCAGGTCATTGCCGGGATCGAGGAATGGAAAAAAGGTAATACTTTCGGAGCTACAGCTTTCACCTCTTACGGACTTTTCTGGCTCACTCTGGTGGTAATTGTCCTGCTTCCTAAATTTGGAGATAATTTTGCAGGACTGGCTCTAACCCCAACAGATTTTGCTGCGTACCTGTTCCTGTGGGGACTTTTTACCCTTTACATGTTCATAGGAACACTGAAAGCAACAAGGGCTCTGCAGGTGGTATTCCTTTCCCTTACAATTCTCTTCTTCCTGCTTGCCGCTGGGAACTACATGGGAAATCCAGCAATAATCAAGATTGCAGGCTATGAAGGAATTTTCGTAGGGTTTTCAGCAATTTACGCTGCCATGGGTCAGGTACTGAACGAGGCGTATGGCAAAAAGATAGTTCCACTCTAA
- a CDS encoding class I SAM-dependent methyltransferase codes for MDLKIDWNELWKEKMELQSKTQMNTDCTNMWKRKESAKRFWEMSLENKDRIEKTLKGMPLTPESRVLDIGADPGNPAIPLTDRVAHVTAVEPAEGMKGVLKQNIETYEIGNIDCVCELPLN; via the coding sequence ATGGATCTCAAAATCGACTGGAATGAACTCTGGAAAGAAAAAATGGAATTGCAGAGTAAAACACAGATGAACACCGATTGCACAAATATGTGGAAAAGGAAAGAGAGTGCAAAAAGGTTCTGGGAAATGTCTCTGGAAAATAAGGATCGGATTGAAAAAACTCTGAAAGGGATGCCTCTTACCCCGGAGTCCAGAGTCCTTGATATTGGAGCGGATCCCGGAAACCCGGCAATTCCTCTCACTGATAGGGTTGCACATGTAACAGCAGTCGAACCTGCAGAGGGGATGAAGGGGGTTCTGAAACAAAATATAGAGACCTATGAGATCGGGAATATCGACTGCGTCTGTGAACTACCGCTAAACTAA
- a CDS encoding UbiA family prenyltransferase has product MGFNVFSGNLRHIFKYRRTINSRYREENATFELLKSSILVAFSGALRIHIAFLLLHIQSSIQTCIAGSLIIYTVYTIDRALESEEDTVNRTELKGSNKKIGLAVSLLAFMIGTYILAKEGMLALAFVPLITGYLYSKGIKIGKFALKLKGGLGMKNIIVGITWGIFITGLAGSGCGNLTPIVLVFIFFGVKLFINSAIYDFRDVKGDTLAGIKTLPVSLGIQKTRNLLSAMHLLSHLALGIALIHGILAFEPLVIIYSFICGLICIQSLTVPEDEKPSSQKLERTVLVDGESASIVGLRMITGALIA; this is encoded by the coding sequence ATGGGCTTCAATGTATTTTCTGGAAATTTGAGACACATTTTCAAGTACCGCAGAACGATCAATTCGAGATATAGAGAAGAAAATGCCACTTTTGAACTTCTAAAAAGTTCTATTTTAGTTGCATTCTCAGGCGCGTTAAGAATACACATAGCATTTCTATTATTACACATACAATCAAGCATACAAACCTGTATTGCAGGTAGTCTAATTATTTATACTGTGTACACCATAGACAGAGCTCTGGAGTCTGAAGAAGATACTGTAAACCGGACAGAACTAAAGGGCTCGAATAAAAAAATTGGACTCGCAGTTTCACTACTGGCTTTTATGATCGGAACTTATATCCTGGCAAAAGAAGGAATGCTTGCACTTGCATTCGTACCTCTCATAACTGGCTATCTGTACAGTAAAGGCATAAAAATTGGCAAGTTCGCCTTGAAACTCAAAGGGGGACTTGGGATGAAGAACATTATTGTAGGGATTACCTGGGGAATTTTTATTACAGGGCTTGCAGGCAGTGGGTGTGGAAATCTGACCCCTATTGTTCTGGTATTCATTTTCTTCGGTGTAAAACTCTTTATTAACTCTGCCATATATGATTTCAGGGACGTTAAAGGAGACACCCTTGCAGGCATCAAGACCCTGCCCGTAAGCCTCGGAATCCAGAAAACCCGCAATCTTCTTTCTGCCATGCACCTTCTCTCCCACCTGGCACTTGGAATTGCCCTTATCCACGGAATTCTTGCTTTTGAACCTCTTGTAATTATCTACAGTTTCATTTGCGGGCTGATCTGCATTCAGAGCCTTACAGTTCCTGAGGATGAGAAACCTTCTTCCCAAAAACTTGAAAGGACAGTGCTTGTGGACGGAGAATCCGCTTCAATTGTCGGGCTCAGGATGATTACAGGGGCTCTTATTGCATAA
- a CDS encoding helix-turn-helix transcriptional regulator, producing the protein MKSTGLLSILTFSEKRKEILFLLQESPKTLSDIKEYFDVRSPEILPRLKEMETANLIVRQEGMYRLTSLGKVSAIYYRPFLDTLTAIEANEDFWRDHDLVAIPEPLLNRIQELKECRVVKDEHEHIYDSHKAFMENVLTSGRFMGFSSIFLPSYPSMFLELARRNIPISIIVTPNVFFKIKSEHNAEIEEFLKHKHTSFHVYDSAKVAFVVTDRFMSLSLFFKNGTFDPRHDLVGFDSSSIKWGEELFKYYKENAVEIKNL; encoded by the coding sequence GTGAAATCAACTGGACTTTTAAGCATCCTAACCTTTTCTGAAAAACGAAAAGAAATCTTATTTTTGCTTCAGGAGAGCCCAAAAACCCTTTCGGATATCAAGGAATACTTCGATGTGAGATCCCCGGAGATTCTACCTCGCCTGAAGGAAATGGAGACCGCCAATTTAATTGTAAGACAGGAAGGAATGTATCGGTTGACTTCCCTGGGAAAGGTTTCAGCTATATACTACAGGCCTTTCCTTGATACTCTGACAGCTATAGAAGCAAACGAAGACTTCTGGAGAGACCATGACCTTGTCGCAATTCCGGAACCGTTGCTGAACCGAATTCAGGAGCTGAAAGAGTGTAGAGTTGTAAAAGACGAGCACGAACATATTTATGATTCGCATAAAGCGTTCATGGAAAATGTTCTGACTTCCGGTCGTTTTATGGGTTTTTCATCCATTTTCCTCCCTAGTTATCCCTCAATGTTTCTTGAGCTGGCTCGCAGGAATATCCCTATCTCTATAATTGTTACACCCAATGTCTTTTTCAAAATAAAAAGTGAACACAATGCTGAGATTGAAGAATTTCTTAAGCACAAACACACAAGTTTCCATGTCTACGACAGTGCAAAGGTAGCTTTTGTCGTAACAGACAGGTTTATGTCACTTTCACTGTTTTTCAAAAACGGAACCTTTGATCCGAGGCATGACCTTGTGGGTTTTGACTCTTCGTCAATTAAATGGGGTGAAGAACTTTTTAAATATTACAAAGAGAATGCAGTTGAGATAAAGAATCTGTAA